The following proteins are encoded in a genomic region of Cellulomonas sp. ES6:
- the rplJ gene encoding 50S ribosomal protein L10 encodes MARPDKAAAVAEIAELFRGSNAAVLTEYRGLTVKQLKTLRRSLSGNANYAVVKNTLTAIAAKEAGIDGIDDALQGPSAIAFVTGDPVEAAKGLRDFAKANPALVIKGGVLDGRALTAAEVTKLADLESREVLLAKAAGAMKAKLFQAAYLFTAPAAQAVRTVEALRVKQESVDTAA; translated from the coding sequence ATGGCGAGGCCGGACAAGGCAGCCGCCGTCGCGGAGATCGCGGAGCTGTTCCGCGGGTCCAACGCGGCCGTGCTGACCGAGTACCGCGGGCTCACCGTCAAGCAGCTCAAGACGCTGCGACGGTCGCTCAGCGGCAACGCGAACTACGCCGTGGTGAAGAACACGCTGACCGCGATCGCGGCCAAGGAAGCCGGCATCGACGGCATCGACGACGCGCTCCAGGGCCCGTCCGCGATCGCCTTCGTCACCGGTGACCCGGTCGAGGCGGCCAAGGGTCTGCGTGACTTCGCCAAGGCGAACCCCGCACTGGTCATCAAGGGCGGTGTCCTCGACGGGCGCGCCCTGACCGCTGCGGAGGTCACCAAGCTCGCGGACCTCGAGTCCCGCGAGGTCCTGCTGGCCAAGGCGGCCGGTGCGATGAAGGCCAAGCTGTTCCAGGCGGCCTACCTCTTCACCGCTCCCGCCGCGCAGGCCGTGCGCACCGTCGAGGCCCTCCGCGTCAAGCAGGAGTCCGTCGACACCGCTGCCTGA
- the rpoB gene encoding DNA-directed RNA polymerase subunit beta — protein sequence MAASRTSSAPSEAIANRTASRRLSFARIDEPLEVPDLLGLQTESFDWLLGNEKWQARVAAALEAGRTDVPETAGLEEIFEEISPIEDFGGTMSLSFREHRFEPPKYTADECKEKDFTYAAPLFVTAEFVNYTTGEIKSQTVFMGDFPLMSERGTFIINGTERVVVSQLVRSPGVYFERAADKTSDKDIFTVKIIPSRGAWLEFEIDKRDNVGVRVDRKRKQNATVLLKALGMTESEIREEFAQFPAVIDTLEKDHVQTQDEALLDLYRKIRPGEPPTVEAGRALIENFYFNPKRYDLAKVGRYKLNKKLGIDVPLADSVLSKDDIVAAIKYMAALHADVATLPGRRGGEAIEVRVETDDIDHFGNRRIRAVGELIQNQVRTGLSRMERVVRERMTTQDVEAITPQTLINIRPVVASIKEFFGTSQLSQFMDQNNPLAGLTHKRRLSALGPGGLSRDRAGMEVRDVHPSHYGRMCPIETPEGPNIGLIGSLATFGRINPFGFVETPYRKVEFGRVTDEVHYLTADDEDRYVIAQANAVVDADGKFADETVLVRVKGGDTEDVPAETVDYMDVSPRQMVSVATALIPFLEHDDANRALMGANMQRQAVPLVRSEAPLVGTGMEWRAAVDGGDLIVASKAGVVTEVSADLITVANDDATTTTYRVAKFRRANQGTSYNQRVLVDAGQRVEVGSVLADGPASDEGELSLGRNLLVAFMSWEGHNYEDAIILSQRLVQDDVLSSIHIEEHEVDARDTKLGPEEITRDIPNVSEDVLADLDERGIIRIGAEVSAGDVLVGKVTPKGETELTPEERLLRAIFGEKAREVRDTSLKVPHGESGTVIEVRTFNREDGDELPAGVNELVRVYIAQRRKITDGDKLAGRHGNKGVISKILPVEDMPFLPDGTPVDIVLNPMGVPGRMNVGQVLEVHLGWIAKQGWDVKLAEGDLSWIDEVPEIAKSSEPGTPVATPVFDGVPEETLTGLLGATLPNRDGERMVGVDGKARLFDGRSGEPFPDPVSVGYMYILKLHHLVDDKIHARSTGPYSMITQQPLGGKAQFGGQRFGEMEVWALEAYGAAYTLQELLTIKSDDIPGRVKVYEAIVKGENIPDSGIPESFKVLLKEMQSLCLNVEVLSSDGVSIDMRENDDEVYRAAEELGIDLSRRPNAASSIDEI from the coding sequence TTGGCTGCCTCGCGCACCTCCTCCGCACCGTCCGAAGCCATCGCGAACCGCACCGCATCCCGCCGCCTCTCCTTCGCCCGGATCGACGAGCCGCTGGAGGTCCCGGACCTCCTCGGGCTCCAGACCGAGAGCTTCGACTGGCTGCTCGGCAACGAGAAGTGGCAGGCCCGGGTCGCCGCCGCTCTCGAGGCCGGCCGCACCGACGTCCCGGAGACCGCTGGTCTGGAGGAGATCTTCGAGGAGATCTCCCCGATCGAGGACTTCGGCGGCACCATGTCGCTGTCGTTCCGCGAGCACCGTTTCGAGCCGCCGAAGTACACGGCCGACGAGTGCAAGGAGAAGGACTTCACCTACGCGGCCCCGCTGTTCGTCACCGCGGAGTTCGTCAACTACACCACCGGTGAGATCAAGAGCCAGACCGTCTTCATGGGCGACTTCCCGCTCATGAGCGAGCGCGGCACGTTCATCATCAACGGCACCGAGCGCGTCGTCGTGTCTCAGCTCGTGCGGTCGCCGGGCGTGTACTTCGAGCGCGCCGCCGACAAGACGTCCGACAAGGACATCTTCACCGTCAAGATCATCCCGAGCCGTGGTGCGTGGCTCGAGTTCGAGATCGACAAGCGCGACAACGTCGGCGTCCGCGTCGACCGCAAGCGCAAGCAGAACGCCACGGTGCTGCTCAAGGCGCTCGGCATGACGGAGTCGGAGATCCGCGAGGAGTTCGCGCAGTTCCCGGCCGTCATCGACACCCTGGAGAAGGACCACGTCCAGACCCAGGACGAGGCGCTGCTCGACCTGTACCGCAAGATCCGCCCGGGCGAGCCGCCCACCGTCGAGGCCGGTCGCGCGCTGATCGAGAACTTCTACTTCAACCCCAAGCGCTACGACCTGGCGAAGGTCGGCCGCTACAAGCTGAACAAGAAGCTCGGCATCGACGTGCCGCTCGCGGACTCGGTGCTGTCGAAGGACGACATCGTCGCGGCGATCAAGTACATGGCCGCGCTGCACGCCGACGTGGCGACCCTCCCGGGCCGCCGGGGCGGCGAGGCGATCGAGGTCCGCGTCGAGACCGACGACATCGACCACTTCGGCAACCGCCGCATCCGCGCGGTCGGCGAGCTCATCCAGAACCAGGTCCGCACGGGCCTGTCCCGGATGGAGCGCGTCGTGCGCGAGCGCATGACGACGCAGGACGTCGAGGCGATCACGCCGCAGACCCTGATCAACATCCGCCCGGTGGTGGCGTCGATCAAGGAGTTCTTCGGCACGTCGCAGCTGTCGCAGTTCATGGACCAGAACAACCCGCTCGCGGGCCTGACGCACAAGCGGCGTCTGTCGGCCCTCGGCCCGGGTGGTCTGTCCCGCGACCGCGCCGGCATGGAGGTCCGTGACGTCCACCCGTCGCACTACGGCCGCATGTGCCCGATCGAGACCCCTGAGGGCCCGAACATCGGTCTCATCGGCTCGCTCGCGACGTTCGGGCGCATCAACCCGTTCGGCTTCGTCGAGACGCCGTACCGCAAGGTCGAGTTCGGCCGCGTGACGGACGAGGTGCACTACCTCACCGCCGACGACGAGGACCGCTACGTCATCGCCCAGGCCAACGCGGTCGTGGACGCCGACGGCAAGTTCGCCGACGAGACCGTCCTGGTCCGCGTCAAGGGCGGCGACACCGAGGACGTCCCGGCCGAGACGGTCGACTACATGGACGTCTCGCCGCGCCAGATGGTGTCGGTCGCGACGGCGCTCATCCCGTTCCTCGAGCACGACGACGCGAACCGCGCGCTCATGGGCGCGAACATGCAGCGCCAGGCCGTGCCGCTGGTCCGCTCCGAGGCGCCGCTGGTCGGCACCGGCATGGAGTGGCGTGCGGCGGTCGACGGCGGCGACCTCATCGTCGCGAGCAAGGCCGGTGTGGTCACCGAGGTGTCGGCGGACCTCATCACGGTCGCGAACGACGACGCCACCACGACGACCTACCGCGTCGCGAAGTTCCGTCGCGCCAACCAGGGCACGAGCTACAACCAGCGCGTGCTGGTCGACGCCGGCCAGCGGGTCGAGGTCGGCTCCGTGCTGGCCGACGGCCCGGCGTCCGACGAGGGTGAGCTGTCCCTCGGCCGGAACCTGCTGGTCGCGTTCATGTCGTGGGAGGGCCACAACTACGAGGACGCGATCATCCTGTCGCAGCGCCTCGTCCAGGACGACGTGCTGTCCTCGATCCACATCGAGGAGCACGAGGTCGACGCGCGCGACACCAAGCTCGGCCCGGAGGAGATCACGCGGGACATCCCGAACGTCTCCGAGGACGTGCTGGCGGACCTCGACGAGCGCGGCATCATCCGCATCGGCGCCGAGGTCTCCGCGGGCGACGTGCTGGTCGGCAAGGTCACCCCGAAGGGCGAGACCGAGCTCACCCCGGAGGAGCGCCTGCTGCGCGCGATCTTCGGCGAGAAGGCCCGTGAGGTCCGCGACACGTCGCTGAAGGTCCCGCACGGCGAGTCCGGCACGGTCATCGAGGTGCGCACGTTCAACCGCGAGGACGGCGACGAGCTGCCCGCCGGCGTGAACGAGCTGGTCCGGGTGTACATCGCCCAGCGCCGCAAGATCACGGACGGCGACAAGCTCGCCGGCCGCCACGGCAACAAGGGCGTCATCTCGAAGATCCTGCCCGTCGAGGACATGCCGTTCCTCCCGGACGGCACCCCGGTGGACATCGTCCTCAACCCGATGGGTGTCCCGGGCCGCATGAACGTCGGCCAGGTGCTGGAGGTCCACCTCGGGTGGATCGCCAAGCAGGGCTGGGACGTGAAGCTGGCCGAGGGCGACCTGTCGTGGATCGACGAGGTCCCCGAGATCGCGAAGTCCTCGGAGCCGGGCACCCCGGTCGCCACGCCGGTGTTCGACGGCGTGCCGGAGGAGACCCTGACCGGTCTGCTCGGCGCCACGCTGCCGAACCGCGACGGCGAGCGGATGGTCGGCGTGGACGGCAAGGCGCGGCTGTTCGACGGCCGCTCCGGCGAGCCGTTCCCGGACCCGGTGTCCGTCGGCTACATGTACATCCTCAAGCTGCACCACCTGGTGGACGACAAGATCCACGCCCGGTCGACCGGCCCGTACTCGATGATCACGCAGCAGCCGCTGGGTGGTAAGGCGCAGTTCGGCGGCCAGCGCTTCGGCGAGATGGAGGTGTGGGCCCTCGAGGCGTACGGCGCGGCCTACACGCTGCAGGAGCTCCTGACCATCAAGTCGGACGACATCCCGGGCCGCGTGAAGGTGTACGAGGCCATCGTCAAGGGCGAGAACATCCCCGACTCGGGCATCCCGGAGTCGTTCAAGGTGCTCCTCAAGGAGATGCAGTCGCTCTGCCTGAACGTCGAGGTGCTGTCGTCCGACGGCGTCTCGATCGACATGCGCGAGAACGACGACGAGGTGTACCGCGCCGCCGAGGAGCTGGGCATCGACCTGTCCCGGCGCCCGAACGCCGCGAGCAGCATCGACGAGATCTGA
- the feoB gene encoding ferrous iron transport protein B — MSCHEPAPGASATATLGARTATVVLVGNPNVGKSTLFNALTGARQTVTNAPGTTVELQVGAWRLPADADGARARVRLVDLPGTYSLLARSPDERVTADAVAGRGSVGTPDLAVLLVDATALGRSLYLVAQAARAGSRLLVVVTMSDVAAARGLQVDTARLADVLGVPVVAVDPRAGRGLADLGASVRDALAGGVPAVRGIDPAAPGAEPADAAGPDAAGPDAAGVADAATDGPLADASALLDWADAVQRELADGAPTVPVVRTLSDRVDRLLLDPWCGIPVFLAVMWAMFQLATTVAGPLIDGVDGLVNGLLADWVRGWLPGPPWVEGLLVDGVLAGVGTVLSFAPLMALVFLALALLEDSGYLARAAFVADRAMRAIGLDGRAMLPLVVGFGCNLPALSATRGLPDARSRLLTGLLVPYTSCPARLTVYILIAGIFFPDRAGTVIFAMYVASIALVVLGDSRCAARCSGTCAASRSSWRCPPTSGPASARCCCRRGRAWPRS; from the coding sequence GTGAGCTGCCACGAGCCGGCACCCGGCGCGTCGGCCACCGCCACGCTGGGCGCCCGCACCGCCACGGTCGTGCTCGTCGGCAACCCGAACGTCGGCAAGTCGACGTTGTTCAACGCCCTGACCGGCGCCCGCCAGACCGTCACGAACGCCCCCGGCACCACCGTCGAGCTGCAGGTCGGCGCCTGGCGGCTCCCCGCCGACGCGGACGGCGCGCGGGCGCGGGTGCGCCTGGTCGACCTGCCGGGCACCTACAGCCTGCTGGCCCGGTCGCCCGACGAGCGCGTCACCGCCGACGCCGTCGCGGGACGCGGGTCGGTCGGCACGCCCGACCTGGCCGTCCTGCTCGTGGACGCCACCGCGCTCGGTCGCTCCCTCTACCTCGTGGCCCAGGCGGCGCGCGCGGGCAGCCGGCTGCTCGTCGTCGTCACCATGTCCGACGTGGCCGCCGCCCGCGGCCTGCAGGTCGACACCGCGCGGCTCGCCGACGTCCTGGGCGTCCCCGTGGTCGCGGTGGACCCGCGCGCCGGGCGCGGGCTGGCCGACCTGGGCGCGTCGGTGCGGGACGCGCTCGCCGGCGGGGTGCCGGCCGTGCGGGGGATCGATCCCGCGGCGCCGGGGGCCGAGCCCGCCGACGCCGCCGGGCCCGACGCCGCCGGGCCCGACGCCGCCGGGGTCGCCGACGCCGCGACGGACGGCCCGCTCGCCGACGCGTCGGCGCTGCTCGACTGGGCCGACGCCGTGCAGCGCGAGCTCGCGGACGGCGCCCCCACCGTGCCGGTCGTGCGGACTCTGTCGGACCGCGTCGACCGGCTGCTCCTGGACCCGTGGTGCGGGATCCCGGTGTTCCTCGCCGTGATGTGGGCGATGTTCCAGCTCGCGACCACGGTGGCCGGCCCGCTCATCGACGGCGTCGACGGCCTCGTCAACGGGCTGCTCGCCGACTGGGTCCGCGGCTGGCTGCCCGGGCCGCCGTGGGTCGAGGGGCTGCTGGTCGACGGCGTGCTCGCGGGCGTCGGCACCGTGCTGTCGTTCGCGCCCCTGATGGCCCTGGTGTTCCTGGCGCTCGCGCTGCTCGAGGACTCGGGCTACCTGGCCCGCGCGGCGTTCGTGGCGGACCGGGCGATGCGCGCCATCGGCCTGGACGGCCGGGCGATGCTGCCGCTCGTCGTCGGGTTCGGCTGCAACCTGCCCGCGCTGTCCGCCACCCGCGGCCTGCCCGACGCCCGCAGCCGCCTCCTCACCGGGCTGCTCGTGCCGTACACCTCGTGCCCTGCGCGCCTGACGGTGTACATCCTGATCGCGGGGATCTTCTTCCCGGACCGCGCCGGCACCGTCATCTTCGCGATGTACGTGGCGAGCATCGCCCTGGTGGTGCTCGGGGACTCGCGCTGCGCCGCACGCTGTTCCGGGACCTGCGCCGCGAGCCGCTCGTCCTGGCGCTGCCCGCCTACCAGCGGCCCCGCGTCCGCGCGCTGCTGCTGTCGGCGTGGTCGCGCGTGGCCTCGTTCGTGA
- a CDS encoding (Fe-S)-binding protein, with protein MLRAAGYEVLVPDHDACCGLTWISTGQLDGARKRLTHLLEVLGPYAVNGVPIVGLEPSCTAVLRSDLLDLLPDDPRAVAVARATRTLAELLTAPAPVGPGERWTPPDLSDVTAVVQPHCHHHAVMTFTADQELLRAGASFSTLAGCCGLAGNFGMEAGHYDVSVQVAERALLPALREAAPGDVLLADGYSCRTQADQLGGVQGVHLAELLASHLPG; from the coding sequence GTGCTGCGAGCCGCGGGGTACGAGGTGCTCGTCCCCGACCACGACGCCTGCTGCGGCCTGACGTGGATCTCCACCGGTCAGCTCGACGGCGCGCGCAAGCGCCTCACCCACCTGCTGGAGGTGCTCGGCCCCTACGCCGTCAACGGCGTCCCGATCGTGGGGCTCGAGCCGTCCTGCACCGCCGTGCTGCGCTCCGACCTGCTGGACCTGCTGCCGGACGACCCCCGGGCCGTGGCCGTCGCCCGCGCCACCCGGACCCTCGCCGAGCTGCTCACCGCGCCGGCCCCCGTCGGCCCGGGGGAGCGGTGGACCCCGCCCGACCTGTCCGACGTCACCGCCGTCGTCCAGCCGCACTGCCACCACCACGCCGTCATGACGTTCACCGCCGACCAGGAGCTGCTGCGCGCGGGCGCGTCGTTCTCCACGCTCGCGGGGTGCTGCGGGCTGGCCGGCAACTTCGGCATGGAGGCCGGCCACTACGACGTGTCGGTGCAGGTCGCGGAGCGTGCGCTGCTGCCCGCCCTGCGGGAGGCCGCACCCGGGGACGTCCTGCTCGCCGACGGGTACTCGTGCCGGACGCAGGCCGACCAGCTCGGCGGCGTGCAGGGCGTGCACCTCGCGGAGCTGCTGGCGTCGCACCTGCCGGGCTGA
- the rplL gene encoding 50S ribosomal protein L7/L12 — protein MAKLTTDELIEQFKGLTLIELSEFVKAFEDVFEVTAAAPAAVAVAAPAAGGAGADAAAEEEKDEFDVILEAAGDKKIQVIKEVRGLTSLGLKEAKDLVDGAPKPVLENVNKETADKAKAALEGAGATVTLK, from the coding sequence ATGGCGAAGCTCACCACCGACGAGCTCATCGAGCAGTTCAAGGGCCTCACCCTCATCGAGCTCTCCGAGTTCGTGAAGGCGTTCGAGGACGTCTTCGAGGTCACCGCCGCCGCCCCGGCCGCTGTCGCCGTGGCCGCCCCGGCCGCCGGCGGTGCCGGTGCCGACGCCGCCGCCGAGGAGGAGAAGGACGAGTTCGACGTCATCCTCGAGGCCGCCGGTGACAAGAAGATCCAGGTCATCAAGGAGGTGCGCGGCCTGACCTCTCTCGGTCTGAAGGAGGCCAAGGACCTCGTGGACGGCGCGCCGAAGCCGGTCCTGGAGAACGTCAACAAGGAGACCGCGGACAAGGCCAAGGCCGCCCTCGAGGGCGCCGGCGCCACCGTCACCCTCAAGTGA
- a CDS encoding FAD-linked oxidase C-terminal domain-containing protein, protein MVEVGGDSLDEALGRARALAADAGTRAVGVFPPGPEASAMWRIREDGAGLGGRTPSGEQAWPGFEDSAVPPERLGAYLRELEALMAQHGVDGLAYGHFGDGCVHLRLDVPMERSGDPLRSFMTDAAHLVAAHGGSLSGEHGDGRARSELLPVMYSERAIGAFEAFKALLDPDDLLNPGVLVRPRPLDADLRRPHARPIPAGHGGFAFGHDHGDFTTAVHRCVGVGKCRADSSAAGGFMCPSYLATRDEKDSTRGRARVLQEMANGSLVSRGFTSPEVHEVLDLCLSCKACSSDCPAGVDMAQYKAEVLHRTYRRRLRPVNHYALGWLPRWTRLVTGVPGLARLANAVLGVRPVAKAVLRLGGMDTRRSMVDFSPAPFRSRVRRGEVDVRRGVAPARPAARTCRSPARPAGRPSCCGRTRSATRSPRRSPSPPSGCCEPRGTRCSSPTTTPAAA, encoded by the coding sequence ATGGTCGAGGTCGGCGGCGACAGCCTGGACGAGGCGCTGGGGCGCGCGCGGGCGCTGGCCGCCGACGCCGGCACCCGCGCGGTCGGCGTCTTCCCGCCCGGGCCGGAGGCCTCCGCGATGTGGCGCATCCGCGAGGACGGTGCGGGCCTCGGCGGGCGCACGCCCTCGGGCGAGCAGGCGTGGCCCGGGTTCGAGGACTCCGCGGTGCCGCCCGAGCGCCTCGGTGCGTACCTGCGCGAGCTCGAGGCCCTCATGGCGCAGCACGGCGTCGACGGGCTGGCGTACGGGCACTTCGGCGACGGCTGCGTGCACCTGCGGCTCGACGTGCCGATGGAGCGGTCCGGCGACCCGCTGCGGTCGTTCATGACCGACGCGGCGCACCTCGTGGCGGCGCACGGCGGGTCGCTGTCCGGCGAGCACGGCGACGGCCGCGCGCGCTCGGAGCTGCTGCCCGTCATGTACTCCGAGCGGGCCATCGGGGCGTTCGAGGCGTTCAAGGCCCTGCTCGACCCGGACGACCTGCTCAACCCGGGCGTGCTCGTGCGCCCGCGCCCGCTCGACGCCGACCTGCGGCGCCCGCACGCCCGCCCGATCCCGGCGGGTCACGGCGGGTTCGCGTTCGGGCACGACCACGGCGACTTCACCACGGCCGTGCACCGGTGCGTCGGCGTCGGCAAGTGCCGCGCGGACTCCTCGGCGGCCGGCGGGTTCATGTGCCCCTCGTACCTCGCGACGCGGGACGAGAAGGACTCCACCCGGGGCCGCGCGCGCGTGCTCCAGGAGATGGCGAACGGCTCGCTCGTCTCCCGCGGCTTCACCTCCCCGGAGGTGCACGAGGTCCTCGACCTGTGCCTGTCCTGCAAGGCGTGCTCGTCCGACTGCCCGGCCGGCGTCGACATGGCGCAGTACAAGGCCGAGGTGCTGCACCGCACCTACCGCCGCCGGCTGCGCCCGGTGAACCACTACGCCCTCGGCTGGCTGCCCCGCTGGACCCGGCTCGTCACCGGCGTGCCCGGCCTCGCACGCCTCGCGAACGCGGTGCTCGGCGTCCGGCCCGTCGCCAAGGCCGTGCTCCGGCTCGGCGGCATGGACACGCGCCGGTCGATGGTGGACTTCTCCCCGGCGCCGTTCCGGTCGCGGGTCCGGCGCGGCGAGGTCGACGTGCGCCGCGGCGTCGCCCCCGCGCGGCCGGCGGCACGGACCTGTCGGTCACCGGCACGTCCGGCAGGCCGCCCGTCCTGCTGTGGACGGACTCGTTCAGCGACGCGCTCGCCCCGTCGATCCCCGTCGCCGCCGTCCGGGTGCTGCGAGCCGCGGGGTACGAGGTGCTCGTCCCCGACCACGACGCCTGCTGCGGCCTGA